GAGGCTGGGTGTGTTGAACAACATTCCCTTTGTGATTCCGTTTGAAGTGCGCGTCGAAATATTCCGGCAGTTTGTGCGCaacgatgccgagcgcttGCACATTTCCCGCGACCTCTTTTCGCGTACAAGCCGGCACCGTgcgacggtgcgccgcgagtcGATTGCGACCGACGGCATGGCACAGCTCAACTCGCTAGGCCCCCGTCTGAAAGAGCCCGTGGAAATCGTCTTTATCGATCAGTTTGGCCAACCCGAAGCCGGAATTGACGGCGGCGGTGTCTTTAAAGAGTTCCTCACGACCCTCACGCGCCAGGTCTTTGACACGGACCGCGGCCTGTGGCGGACAAACGAGCGGCAGGAGCTGTACCCCAACCCCCACAGCTATGCGCGGCAGCCGGACCAGCTCGAGTGGTACACCTTTTTAGGCCGTATCCTCGGCAAAGCGCTGTACGACGGTATTCTCGTCGACGTCAAGCTCGCGAGTTTCTTCCTGGGCAAGTGGCTCGGCCACCAAGGCTACCTGGACGATCTTGCGTCGTTGCACagcctcgacgccgcgctgtaCCGCGGCCTAATCCAGCTCAAGAACTACACGGGTGACGTGGAAAACGACTTTGCGCTCAACTTTACCGTGTCCGACGAGGAGTTTGGCGTGACACACACCACCGAGCTCAtccccggcggcgcagacaTTCCCGTCACGAAAGAGAACCGTTTGTCGTACATTTACCACGTGTCGCGCTACCGTCTGAGCAAGCAGATCGAGCCGCAGTGCCGTGCTTTCTTCCAGGGCCTCTCGGAGCTGATCGACCCCCGCTGGCTGCGTCTGCTGAGCCGTGACGAGCTCGGGGTGTTGGTCAGCGGCACCGACTCGCCCATCGACCTGGCAgacctgcgtgcgcacacCGTCTATGGCGGCTTCCACGAAAAAGACCTCGCAGTGACCTACTTCTGGGAGGCCCTCGAGAGCATGGACCAAGCCTCCCGCAAAGCATTCCTGCGCTTTGTCACGAGCTCGCCCAACCCCCCTCTGCTAGGCTTCAGCGAGCTGAACCCCCAGTTTGCCATCCGGAacgccggcgacgacgtgACGCGTCTTCCTACTGCCTCTACGTGTGTGAATCTGCTCAAACTGCCCGCGTACGCATCGCGTGCGCAGTGCCTCGAAAAGCTCCTCTATGCGGTCCACAGCGAGGCCGGCTTTGATCTCTCGTAGCCGATTCACTTCATCTAGGCCAGCCAATCGCAAAGCGACCTTTGCCCTTCGCAGTGTGGGGGAGGTCACTCAATTTTCGGGCGCGGTCGCGTACCCCACGTGGTCGGCCCGATTGTGTGTTCCAGTCGGGCATTGGCTGCCCAAGACCAATCGGCATGCGAGCCTGGTCTCGGCCGGTTTCTCCGCACCGCTGCCGAGTTTTTGGGCGTGGGAGGAAATTCAAGGGCGTTGTCCAGTTCTACACGACTGTTGAAGGCGACACCTCGCCGCTCTGTACATCaacgcgcgctgcgctaTGGAATAGATCGCATCAGAGAATGGAACACGTCGCTGATCCAATTCTCGCggtctcgcgctcgtcgctgaCGAGCCTAAACACCGACGACGTGGCGCAAGTCGCCCGGCTATGGAatggtacgtcgcgctcctaACGCAGTCTTTACCAAGTGCAAAgagtcgctcgaggacggGCGGAGATACGAGAACCTCTCGTGGCGCCTATGGTTCCGGCAGTCGCACTCGTCCAGCAAGCCCGACCTGGAACAGGCCGCACAggccgcgcacctcgccacGGCCAAGTACACCATCCCCCACGCTGCACCGCCCCTCTCCGAGCCGGAACTCTCCACGGACGAGTCTACTTGCAGTGAGGACGGCGAGAGTGACCGGCCCAtgtccagcagctcgaccaTGGAGCTCGAACGGCCCCGCTCCCATAACGCGTTTGCCGCACTGATCCCGAGCCCGCAAAAGGAGCCGTCGTGGGACGAGCACTTGatggagctcgcgcgcgccaaaCGCGAGTACCGGACACAGTCCCAGTCGCCGGAGCACGACACTCATGCGGCCgtccgcgcggcgctgctccatGGCGTCAGCGCCGAAACGCATACCGAAGACGCGGGCACGCCgatgcacggcgcgcccgcctcgctctcAACGACAGGGACGgtgacgccgcgcgcccaCGAGCAGCGCTCCCGCGCCAACTCGACGCATTcgcagcacggcgtcgaggtgtCAAGAGACGGCACAAGCCCGCAGCCCTCGGCGGtcaccgcgtcgcccgaaGAGCAGGACAAGGCGGCGGAAACGCCACATGCGCcaagcgacgcgccgagcgatTCGGacacgccgcgtgcgccgcagtcGCCTGCTGTCCCGAGTGCACTCCCGGCGATTGAAGAGCGtggcgagccgccgctgcagATGCAGCACCGCAGCGCCACCACTACACAGCTGGGCTCGCGCCTACGCCGTGGCAACAgtggccgcgcgctgcgtagccaagagcgccttgcgcaacGCGGCAAAGGgcacggcgcctcgcgggcACAGGTCATGCAGATGCTCGCCATGACCaacgccgacgacgagcccaaggccaaggccaagccgaaaaagaagcgcgcgccCATCGTCTTTACCACcggctcggacgaggaccaatcggacgaggaggaggccaAGCCCCAGCGCGAAGAAGACGAGTGGagcgaggtcgacgaggaggaggagaagcggcagcgtgccgccgagcgcgccgctgcacgccgccaGCGGAAAGAGcaagaggagcgcgagcgtgtgGACATGTTCAAGAAGCGCCCGATCCGTTCCATGAGTCTTGCAGACctctcggcggcgcgccgtccgaaAGAGGCACAGCAGGCGCCCGAGCAAGAGCCacccgcgcgcggcctgctTTCGTCCATCTTTCACGCacccgaggcgcggcacgccggtgcgccgccggggcgTGTCGgcccgcagcgccgcaaccCCATGTCGGGCAAGACGCTGAGCTTTGCGGcgatgccgccgcgcccggcgcccgGCACCGAGTCGCGGAATACCTCGACGCCTTCCACCGCCGCGGACGTCTCtgaggcgcggcgcaacagcacgacgagcacgcccaACATGAGCCGCAGCAAGAGCGCGATCGCGCTGCCGATGCTGAACCTCACGTCAATGCGCTCGACTACAGGCCGGCCggacgtgcagcgcacctcgagcaccgcctcgctccTCTCGGGCAACTCGcagagcgacgagggccATGACGATGTCGGGCCCGAGCGCACTAGGAGCAGCACCGCGCTTGTGCGCTTGTCGCAGCTCtcccagcggcgcgccgacgcgaaCAAAGAGGGCGGGAGCGAGCACAAgcttgcgtcgctcgtgcgctcGTACAGCTCGCGGGCGCTGCTTAAGGACCGccccgcgtcgcgcacctccAGCCAGAACTCCCCTTCGCCCACCGAGGGCCcctcgctcgaggtcgagagCCAGGGCGAACCGCAAGACTACTTTAACCTGCAGCGTGTGCCGCagaacgacgacgacgacgtgctctCCCCGAGGCAGGTGCGTTCCATGACGCACCTCCCGATTCCCGCacccgcgccgctgcagtCGCCCCGCACCACACGCCAAAACATGTTGCGCGACGAACTCTCCGAGAGTCTGCGCCAAAATCTGCTCTGGGAGCGCcagtcgcgcgcgcgcctcctcggcctcggcgcgccggacggGAGCGGGGCCAGCACGCCTGTCGCGCCCCGCCGGAGCGTTTCCAATATCGGCCCGACGACACGCACCGAGGTGCATCGAGATGACGAGCAGTCATTCCACCACAAGGGGTGGTAGCTATGTAGTTTGTACAGTACCTGCACTAGAGATCCACACGGCCCAGCCACGGCACACGCACCGGCCAcccgctgcgctgcagcaaCCGCCAGACGGTCCATGcggcgcccgtcgcgccaaacagcgcgaggaacgcgtacgcgccggcCTTCCACGGCATGCGCGCGTAGGACAGCGAGCGGCTGTgcaccggcacggcgccgcggggaTCCGCGGCGATGCTCAGAATCAGGCTGTAGAGCCCCGCGATCTGCccgtggcgcgcgctgaCATTCAGggggccggcgccgaggtgcggAATGCTCAagccgagcttgcggcAGTACACGTCGGGCTGCACTTcgtggcgctgctgcgccaaATCCAGATCGCACTTGGTCGCGACAAACAAAGACGGAAGCGCAGAAAGCGCGGCAAACTGCTGGCGCAGGTTGGAAATGTAGGAGAAGGAGTTGGTGTCGCTCGAGTCGTACACAAATACGATCGCATTGACCGAAGCGAGCttcgacgcggagcgcagcgcctcggcctcgttgCGCGAGCCGTACTCTTGCAGAACGAGgtagcgctcggcgccgccttgcTCCACGGCGCacaccgcgcggcgcaggcggtgcgTCGGCTGGTACTTGGTCTGGAAAGGCTTGCCGACCAagttgcgcagcagcgccgtcttgccgctgccgggcgcgccgagcaccagcGCCAAAAAGACGCTCGGCTGCTCCGAGCCGTTGCGCTTGCGGTCGCcagggcggcgcgcacgcacgagcttcagcgccgaggtcgtcgcAGCGGGCTGTTCGTCGTAGCCGGGCTGCCGTGCGGACGCGGCCGTCCCGTCGAGCCACGCGTaggacgtcggcgaggcgctgtgGTACATCGGCGTGTTGGTGCCCTGGAggtgcggcgacgcgctgccgtTCGTCGTGAGGGGATGCGCGAAGAGGGGGTAGCCGAGGTATGCGAGGTacgcgagcgtcgtgcggtgctcgagtAGGGTCATCATGCTCCACTGCGCCAGCCAGCCTTGGAGCGTAATGGCGCCTGCTTCGTCGGTAACGGTGCTTCCAGGgaagccgagcgcgccccACGGATGgcggccgcccggcgcagtggcaaagagcgtcgcaagctcctgctcgttgagcgcgccgtcgtggTCCTTGTCGTGCGCCTTGAACACCTCGGTGAGGAACTGGTAGCCGTTCGGCGACAGCTCAACCGACATGCCCGCTGGCACGTCAAACGGTGGGTAAACGTAGGTGTGCGACAATGCGAGGTCCATGCCGTAGCCAAACGTCCACAGGACCGTCCATGTGGTTTCTAGACGGCCTCGCTGGATAAAGAGGGTATGCAAGTAGAGGAATCCGGCGAGGGTCAGGGCATTGTGCTGCAGCGTAGGGTCGCTCATTGCCTCTGCACCGTCCATCACGAGGTGCTTGATCCCttcgagctcctgcagctgcaGTGGCGCGTTGAAGCACAGCAGCTGGAAAGCAttcagctcctcgtcgctcagcACACCGTCCTTGTCCGAGTCGCACAGCGAAAAGAtattgcgcagcgcctcgacacaCGCAGGCTTGAGTGTGTGTGTGCGTGAGTCGTACAGCGGCGCCGTGGGGTACAGCACGGCTTTTTGGGCATAAAAGAACACTTCGCTCACATtcagcgcaaggcgcgcactGCACTCGATGCACGTCTCGACCTCTTTAAAATCGGCCATTACCGGCGCAATCTCTTCCTCCAGTAGCTCATCAGCAAGGTCGCTCTGCCGCATGTCCACCTTGGTGCCCACGAGAATCACGGGGACATtgatgccgagcgagcgcacaTAAGGCAGCCAGTACGACGGAATGCGCTCAAATGACTCGGTATCAATCACAGAGTACACCAGTACAATCACATTGGCACGACGCAGTTCCGTTTCGAGCTTCTCTTGGTGCTCCGGTCCAGCTGCGTGAGAAGGGGTCACGTACCACACGTATCCACAATTTTGGTCGAAACGCCTTCGGGCGAAACGTCAGCGGGGAGCGTGAGCTCAGGCACAAGCTCTTGCACGTCTTCCACAAAGCTCTCTTTGATCAGCGACGTAATCAATGTCGActtgccgacgccggcatCGCCCGCCAACACCAGCCGGACTTCCTGCCGCATCGCGTACGAGATCGGTGGCGCTCGGAGGCTGACAAAGGCAGTACCTCCACCTCCGCATGACATCGCTGCCGGAACACGGACCAACGGCACCGTCGAGCGGATCATGGGGGCTGGCACAAGTGCGCAAGCTCAGCGCGATGCAGCCGAAATGGCGGCCCAAGTCGCTATCCTATCCTGCGATCGTGCTTGCGGTGATGATCAATATTCTCGAGGCGGCCTCGATCGGTCTTTTGGTCTTCCCCGCAGGCGGTGTGTTTGAGGGTCTGCAGGCCGAGGGTATCGCCATGTTCACTGCGTCGACGCTCTTTTCGCAGATCGTGCTTATTATGGGAGGAACAAACTTCTCGCAGGCACAGGGATTCATGCTCATCGAGGTCCTGCCGTTTATGGAGACCATGGCGAATAAGCTTGCGGGGGAAATTCCCGACGACCGCACGGCGCTTTTGGCGACTGTGGTCACATCGTACGTTctctcgtcgctcgtgctcggAGTACTGCTGCTCGCTCTCGGCTTTttcgagctcgaccgctGGATCGCCTACTTCCCGAATACGGTGCtgatcggcgcgctgggcgccATTGGCTTATCGCTCTTTATCTCGGGCTTCCAAGTGACGCAGCGCCAGACATTCGAGTGGAGCCTGTCCTACTTTCACAAGCTCTTTGTCACGGAAACGATGCCAGTAACAGTGGCATCGCTGGTGCTTGGCATTTTGCTCTGCTGTCTCGTGCGCATTAAGCCCCGGAGTGGCACGACACGCCCGCTATGGAAGTCGTCGtgggtgcgccgcatcgagtGGGAGGTGCGCAAGATGTGTGCGAGTTCGTTCCTGGTGCCAATGGTGCCCCTCGTCTCGGGACTCGCTTTCTGGGCTGGCGCCTTGGCGACAGGCACGTCGATGGAAACGCTCGAGGAGAACCACTGGACCTTTACACATATTCCTGCAGGCACGACTCTGGCATCGCGCATGCATTTTTACGATTTTTGGCGCATGTTTAATTTCAAGATtgtgcgctggcgcgccaTTCAGAGCGTGCTAGTCGAGATTGTGGTGCTGGTGGTCATTGGCGCATTGAACCTGCCGATCTACTATCCTACCCTGCGTGACCAGCTGCCCAATGTGCCGCGTACGGCCTCGATCAAACGCGAGTTTCTGGGGCACGGCGTCTCGAACCTCTTGTCGGGATGCTGTGGATGCCTGCCGAACATTATCGCCATGTCCAACACGCTCTTTTTtgcacgcgccggcggcgaccgccCGGAAGCGGTCGTGGTCTTGATCATTACATTTTTCTTTTTTATCCTGTCAAAACTCGTCCAGCCGTACATCCCGGTActctgcgcggcgctcgtggtGTTCTTCTTTGGCATCGAGCTCATGGCCGAGGCCCTCGTCACGACTTGGCGCTCCAAGTCGGCTTTGGAATACCTTGTGATTATGGGGACAATGGCTACGTGTACCGCACTGGGATTCGCGCAaggcgtcggcgtcggtaTTGCCGCTACCTTGGCGGCCCTCGGCTTTGAGCACTTGGCCGACTACGAAATCCGCACATGCTTCCTGTCCGTCGCACAAATGGCCAAGGAGCAGGTACTGTCGCAGCGCGTGTATGATAAGCTCTGTACACAGAGCACACAAGGCCATTTGCAGATTGGCGTCATTTCCCTCAGTGGCACGGCTGGGTACACGTCGGCAAGCAAACTTCGACTCGCAATCCACGCTATGCAGATGCACGGATGCAGTGCAATGGTGATTGATCTAACACACACTGTCCGCATCGacttggccgcggcggctgcgaTTGCTTCGGAGCGCAGCAACAAGCAGCAAGACGTGCCGCATCCCCCGGCGTTCTTGATTGGGGTACCACGCTTCTCGCCTAGGTACGATATTCTCACTCGCGCGGGCGTTACGCCAGCACGCCCAAACGAACTCGATGCCTTTGCCACCGCGGATGCCATGACCTACGGAGCATGGCCGGTATCCGACTTTGCCGATGTGCTTGGTTGGCTGCTGAGCCAAGCGTCTGTGTCGCAGCCTCGTCTACCTACCTGGGCACTTTCCGCTCCAGGAACACATATTGAAGGCCCGGTGTACACTGACGAGTACGCTGGGGATGCCGAGATCGTGCGCAACAGTACGCGCTCTGTTGATATCGCTCTGCATCGGCTTGATATGGCttcggccgcgacgccgaccatTGACCCAACGCTGCCGCCCGAGGCCAAGTGGCGCGCTTGCTGGGATCAGCTGTGTTGTGCAGTGCCCAGCACTGCTGCGGACGACTTTTCGATTTCCGCCGAATCGGATAGGGTGCAGGGgggcgccgacgtcggcgacctgtCCTACACGCTGGATGCACAGGCAAAGGACCAGCAGGTCTGGCTCGAATCGTTCGTGCCGGTCCTCCAAAAGTATGGCCGCATCACATTTCACGAACCCCGCATGCTACTCTCGAGCGCAAGTGATCCGATGCCCGACGTACGCATTCTAGTTGTTGGGACGTTGGAGATGCGGATGGAAGCACCGGTCACCTATGTGCATGGTGTGACGTCGTCAAACCCTGCTCGCAAGGTCGACCGTACACCGGCCGACTGGCTTCATTCGGCTTTGGACAGATCGTCACACTCCCGTctgcgtcggcgtgcagaGCCTTCACCTGCAGAGCACGAAAATGGAGCCAGCGAGAGGTCTGTGCCCACCTCGCGCATTGAGCGGTTTTCCCAgggcgacgtcgtcggACTCTCTATGTTCAACTTCACCGATtcggtgcgcggcgactTGTTGACCGTGGGAAACCTGACTCACACGACAATTACGATTGACTTTTCGGCACACGACGTGCGGCACGTTCCAGAACTTGCATACGCACTCAATACGTATTATGCCCACAATCAGTTCCGTATTCAGCGGATTCAAGACATCTATGGACATGGCGTAAATCAAGGTGAACAATATGTATGGTAACAGGATCATTTTGGATGGTATCGGATTATTTTTGGGCGCCTCAAGAAGGGTTGAGGGAAGATGGTGTACTTTAATTTTGGATAGGGATGGGAGGGGATATTGCAAATATATTGTATATCTCGCGTTAATTCTTGTGGTAATCTTTCCTAGCCAAGCGGACAATTCAAAGTGTACCGAGACGAGCACTTTCGGCCCGCATTAGTCACCTCCACAATAGTTTCTGGGTAAAACGCCAAGGGACCATTCTGGAGACCTCCACGCCAAGATATGGCGTCGTTGCCTGAGCACGCCCCACCGCAGGCAACCGCGAGGCCCAGCAGTGAATGGTGGCTTGCGCGTACGCGTAAGCTGCGTGCACTTTCTCGTACCTTTGATCCACGCCAATCGTCGCGATCTGGCTCGTCGCTGGCGTACCCTGCGATTGTTCTTGGCGTGCTTATCAATATTTTGGATGCTGCCTCGACCGGTCTGCTAGTCTTTCCCACTGATGGAGTGGCATTCCAAGGACTACAGGCCCAGAGTATTGCTATTTTTACGACGTCGACAGTCATTTGCCAGACTGTATTCGTTCTGGGTGGCTCCAACTTCTCGCAGGCGCAAGGCGCAATGCTAATCGAGGTGCTGCCGTTTATGCAGACCATGGCCTCCAAGTTGTCGTCTCTCATCAAGGATGATCGTGAAGCACTGCTTGCGACCGTGGTGACTTCCTACGTTCTTTCTTCGCTCATCCTTGGCACACTGCTCCTGGCCCTTGGCTTCTTTGAGGTCGACCGTTGGATCGCCTACTTCCCTGACACTGTGCTagtcggtgcgctcggtgcTATCGGGCTATCACTTTTTCTTTCTGGATTTGAGGTCACGCAGCGCTCCTCGTTTGAGTGGACGCTGGAGTATTTCCGGACGCTCTTTACGACGGCAGCGGTGCCTGTGACGGTCGCCGCATTGATCCTCGCCTTTGTGCTTAGCTCTGGCGTCCGCGTAAAAAAGCGGAGCGGTACGACGCGCCCCCATTGGAAGACAGCCTTCGTGCGCCGGTTGGACTGGGAGGTCCGGCGAATGTGCTCTAGCTCCTTCTTCATTCCCATGTTCCCGCTGCTGGTCGGCATCCTGTTCTGGGTGGGTGCGTCCTCGAGCGGAAAGAGTATGATTGAGTTGGAAGACCACCATTGGGTTTTTACGCACGTACCTCCGGATGCCACAGTGGCCTCGCGTATGAAATTCTACGACTTCTGGTTTCTCTTCAACTTTAAGA
The Malassezia japonica chromosome 2, complete sequence genome window above contains:
- a CDS encoding uncharacterized protein (EggNog:ENOG503NYUX; COG:S): MEHVADPILAVSRSSLTSLNTDDVAQVARLWNVFTKCKESLEDGRRYENLSWRLWFRQSHSSSKPDLEQAAQAAHLATAKYTIPHAAPPLSEPELSTDESTCSEDGESDRPMSSSSTMELERPRSHNAFAALIPSPQKEPSWDEHLMELARAKREYRTQSQSPEHDTHAAVRAALLHGVSAETHTEDAGTPMHGAPASLSTTGTVTPRAHEQRSRANSTHSQHGVEVSRDGTSPQPSAVTASPEEQDKAAETPHAPSDAPSDSDTPRAPQSPAVPSALPAIEERGEPPLQMQHRSATTTQLGSRLRRGNSGRALRSQERLAQRGKGHGASRAQVMQMLAMTNADDEPKAKAKPKKKRAPIVFTTGSDEDQSDEEEAKPQREEDEWSEVDEEEEKRQRAAERAAARRQRKEQEERERVDMFKKRPIRSMSLADLSAARRPKEAQQAPEQEPPARGLLSSIFHAPEARHAGAPPGRVGPQRRNPMSGKTLSFAAMPPRPAPGTESRNTSTPSTAADVSEARRNSTTSTPNMSRSKSAIALPMLNLTSMRSTTGRPDVQRTSSTASLLSGNSQSDEGHDDVGPERTRSSTALVRLSQLSQRRADANKEGGSEHKLASLVRSYSSRALLKDRPASRTSSQNSPSPTEGPSLEVESQGEPQDYFNLQRVPQNDDDDVLSPRQVRSMTHLPIPAPAPLQSPRTTRQNMLRDELSESLRQNLLWERQSRARLLGLGAPDGSGASTPVAPRRSVSNIGPTTRTEVHRDDEQSFHHKGW
- the GEM1 gene encoding ERMES complex Ca(2+)-binding regulatory GTPase gem1 (BUSCO:EOG0926133I; COG:V; EggNog:ENOG503NUWP; TransMembrane:1 (o664-686i)), whose translation is MRQEVRLVLAGDAGVGKSTLITSLIKESFVEDVQELVPELTLPADVSPEGVSTKIVDTCAGPEHQEKLETELRRANVIVLVYSVIDTESFERIPSYWLPYVRSLGINVPVILVGTKVDMRQSDLADELLEEEIAPVMADFKEVETCIECSARLALNVSEVFFYAQKAVLYPTAPLYDSRTHTLKPACVEALRNIFSLCDSDKDGVLSDEELNAFQLLCFNAPLQLQELEGIKHLVMDGAEAMSDPTLQHNALTLAGFLYLHTLFIQRGRLETTWTVLWTFGYGMDLALSHTYVYPPFDVPAGMSVELSPNGYQFLTEVFKAHDKDHDGALNEQELATLFATAPGGRHPWGALGFPGSTVTDEAGAITLQGWLAQWSMMTLLEHRTTLAYLAYLGYPLFAHPLTTNGSASPHLQGTNTPMYHSASPTSYAWLDGTAASARQPGYDEQPAATTSALKLVRARRPGDRKRNGSEQPSVFLALVLGAPGSGKTALLRNLVGKPFQTKYQPTHRLRRAVCAVEQGGAERYLVLQEYGSRNEAEALRSASKLASVNAIVFVYDSSDTNSFSYISNLRQQFAALSALPSLFVATKCDLDLAQQRHEVQPDVYCRKLGLSIPHLGAGPLNVSARHGQIAGLYSLILSIAADPRGAVPVHSRSLSYARMPWKAGAYAFLALFGATGAAWTVWRLLQRSGWPVRVPWLGRVDL
- a CDS encoding uncharacterized protein (TransMembrane:23 (o12-36i48-67o101-127i139-160o180-200i227-250o262-280i300-319o347-368i375-391o397-420i432-463o802-826i838-858o864-882i894-919o925-947i968-987o1024-1041i1093-1112o1132-1159i1171-1204o1224-1256i); COG:P; EggNog:ENOG503NZ2M), which encodes MQPKWRPKSLSYPAIVLAVMINILEAASIGLLVFPAGGVFEGLQAEGIAMFTASTLFSQIVLIMGGTNFSQAQGFMLIEVLPFMETMANKLAGEIPDDRTALLATVVTSYVLSSLVLGVLLLALGFFELDRWIAYFPNTVLIGALGAIGLSLFISGFQVTQRQTFEWSLSYFHKLFVTETMPVTVASLVLGILLCCLVRIKPRSGTTRPLWKSSWVRRIEWEVRKMCASSFLVPMVPLVSGLAFWAGALATGTSMETLEENHWTFTHIPAGTTLASRMHFYDFWRMFNFKIVRWRAIQSVLVEIVVLVVIGALNLPIYYPTLRDQLPNVPRTASIKREFLGHGVSNLLSGCCGCLPNIIAMSNTLFFARAGGDRPEAVVVLIITFFFFILSKLVQPYIPVLCAALVVFFFGIELMAEALVTTWRSKSALEYLVIMGTMATCTALGFAQGVGVGIAATLAALGFEHLADYEIRTCFLSVAQMAKEQVLSQRVYDKLCTQSTQGHLQIGVISLSGTAGYTSASKLRLAIHAMQMHGCSAMVIDLTHTVRIDLAAAAAIASERSNKQQDVPHPPAFLIGVPRFSPRYDILTRAGVTPARPNELDAFATADAMTYGAWPVSDFADVLGWLLSQASVSQPRLPTWALSAPGTHIEGPVYTDEYAGDAEIVRNSTRSVDIALHRLDMASAATPTIDPTLPPEAKWRACWDQLCCAVPSTAADDFSISAESDRVQGGADVGDLSYTLDAQAKDQQVWLESFVPVLQKYGRITFHEPRMLLSSASDPMPDLRALSRTFDPRQSSRSGSSLAYPAIVLGVLINILDAASTGLLVFPTDGVAFQGLQAQSIAIFTTSTVICQTVFVLGGSNFSQAQGAMLIEVLPFMQTMASKLSSLIKDDREALLATVVTSYVLSSLILGTLLLALGFFEVDRWIAYFPDTVLVGALGAIGLSLFLSGFEVTQRSSFEWTLEYFRTLFTTAAVPVTVAALILAFVLSSGVRVKKRSGTTRPHWKTAFVRRLDWEVRRMCSSSFFIPMFPLLVGILFWVGASSSGKSMIELEDHHWVFTHVPPDATVASRMKFYDFWFLFNFKIVRWDAIKSIMVEIIILVIIGAINLPIYYPTLRDQLPDAPRTATIKREFIGHGISNIVSGLCGSLPNLIVMSNTIFFSRAGGDRPEAICVLILTALFLVFSTLVLPYIPVLCAALMVFFIGIELMAEALVPTWGSKSALEYLVIVGTMAACTGLGFAQGVGVGLAATLAALGFEHLADYEIRTCFISINELVRAQVLSQRVYDQLSVQSNDTPLQIGVISLSGTAGYTTASKVKLAIHAVQKEGCSAMVIDLTHAVRIDAAAAAAIVAERHNHQPDVHHPPAFLIGVPSRSTRYEVLVRAGAIAANPDELDPLGAADLLKRGLWPVSDFAEVVGWIASRASVSQPRLPRWARMPSDSASMASTLVGHVDRTPDSHYNSRQGSRDISLQRMDIVSPNAPTIDPTLPQDVKWRACWDQLCCTPLAGDAESVVTQAEKSDSGEGGTDMVDLSYSQDPSGAAHQVWRDSFVPVLEQFGRISYHEPRMLLSSATDPMPDIRIVVVGALDLRSVAQSSPPGTHALTSSNPAGKVDRTPADWLHSALDRTRPRLRRRTSAHQESDPLNEMRTEGMYTERIAQGDVVGLSQLNFAEPWQGDLLSGGHLINTTITVDFSSHDVRNVPELALALNTYHSHNQFRVQRIQDMYRRGVNLGEEYKW